The following proteins are co-located in the Colletotrichum lupini chromosome 4, complete sequence genome:
- a CDS encoding SRF-type transcription factor, with amino-acid sequence MADITDQHDQTSPTDLDESQVGNGSVAENRGVKRQRPSTADDDDDDDEKGGRERRKIEIKFINDKSRRHITFSKRKAGIMKKAYELSVLTGTQVLLLVVSETGLVYTFTTPKLQPLVTKAEGKNLIQACLNAPEPSQGGENGVDDSNQVDSPEEPPQQHLPPQAGRQGMPQPHMPPNYMSNVGMDPSQALAYQSYVQQQQRGGGYAMPPQSGLPQHTSHQPQSPAFVISSPGDEALVVWRYNSV; translated from the exons ATGGCCGACATCACCGATCAACACGACCAGACCTCGCCTACCGACCTCGACGAGTCGCAGGTTGGCAACGGCAGCGTCGCCGAGAACAGAGGCGTCAAGCGCCAACGTCCCAGCaccgccgacgacgacgatgatgatgacgagAAGGGCGGCCGCGAGCGTCGCAAGATTGAGATTAAGTTCATCAACGACAAGTCTCGTCGTCACATTACATTTTCCAAGCGCAAGGCTGGTATCATGAAGAAG GCTTATGAGCTTTCTGTCCTCACTGGCACCCAAGTGCTCCTCCTCGTTGTTTCCGAGACAGGTCTCGTCTACACCTTCACGACACCAAAGTTGCAACCTCTTGTCACTAAGGCTGAGGGCAAGAACTTGATTCAG GCATGCCTGAATGCACCCGAGCCATCCCAAGGCGGCGAGAACGGCGTCGACGACTCGAACCAGGTTGACTCGCCCGAAGAGCCTCCTCAACAGCACCTGCCCCCTCAGGCTGGACGCCAGGGTATGCCTCAACCTCACATGCCTCCTAACTACATGTCCAACGTCGGCATGGACCCTTCTCAGGCGCTCGCCTACCAGAGTTACGTCCAGCAACAACAACGGGGTGGTGGCTACGCTATGCCGCCGCAGTCTGGTCTTCCCCAGCACACGTCGCATCA ACCTCAGTCGCCGGCATTCGTCATTTCTTCACCCGGCGATGAGGCTCTGGTAGTTTGGCGTTACAATTCGGTGTGA